In Mytilus edulis chromosome 13, xbMytEdul2.2, whole genome shotgun sequence, a single window of DNA contains:
- the LOC139500221 gene encoding uncharacterized protein → MKPPIAHIHKLEAPTWTDISLKNDNELDIPDKNERKIMEKQEKKKEKRTNKLCKADKKRMQKEDNQSKKKQRNDGLKKAKKPTIRDFINSLFSCFRKQKKGEEILKTSYLFCGR, encoded by the exons ATGAAGCCTCCTATAGCTCACATCCATAAACTGGAAGCTCCTACATGGACAGATATATCTTTGAAG AACGACAATGAACTGGATATTCCCGACAAAAACGAGAGGAAAATTATGGAAAAGCAGGAAAAGAAGAAggaaaaaagaacaaacaaattaTGTAAAGCTGATAAGAAAAGAATGCAGAAGGAAGATAACCAAtctaaaaagaaacaaagaaacg ACGGACTTAAAAAGGCTAAGAAACCAACCATCAGAGATTTCATCAATTCGCTGTTTTCTTGTTTCCGGAAACAGAAAAAAGGAGAAGAAATATTAAAGACTTCTTATTTATTTTGTGGTCGTTaa